The DNA region TAAGAAGCGGAAGCATGGAGATGTTCAAGTCAATGCCACGGTAATTTACCCGGCTGTGTGAAAAAAGGCCAATACCAATCAGTTATAAAAAGTTCTTCATTAATTAATGTTAAACGAAAATAAAAGAGGATAGAAAAGGTGTTTAATTACCTGGTGCACATAGACCACTCGTAAGGCAGACGAGTGCGGTTGGCGTGAAGAGCGTGTTGGACCTCTGGGAGATTGAAGTAGAACTTCCTTTCGTAAGTCATACAAACATCTACGCCTATGCTTATGTGTGTAGCCTGAATCACCATTTTCAGAGACAGATGAagaacaaatattttgttggttaggaaaaaaaaagaaaaaagaaaaggaaaggaCCATTTTCTTGAGCCTCAGCTCTTGCTGTACAATAGATGGGTAGCATAGATCTCGGAGAACATCATAGACGTCGACATACTCGGAAACGGCGCTGGCATCAGCGATTGCGTTGAAGCACTCGTTGCTTGCGTTTGGGATATTGTTAAAATCGCATTGCCGGAAGATTCGGAGTCTAAGCTCATCCGAAATAATGCCATGCGACCATAAATACTCGTAAACAGCTGAAGAGTCTGTGTTCAGCTTTAGAAGTGGATTCCCAATCTGATAATcagatgttaaaaaaaaaaaaaaagagttaataAGAGTTGCTGAAACatcaggaagaagaagaagattgtttTGCTTACTGCAATGCCTTTGACATTGAACTTGAACCCTTTTGACTGTATGTTGTAGTTGAGTATAGCATCAGCCAGTTGAGGTATGTAATGTCCTGCAAGAGTGTGTTGTAAACAGAAGACAGTAACTAATAAAGTTATATTTCTGATATGACATCAAAACATCAACACATGATGGATCAAACATACCTGCGTAGCTTTCCCCGGTGAGAAAGAAGTCACGAGCTTTCAGTTCTGGAAACTTGCTGAACCATCTTATCAAGAACACAAGCATATCTTTTGCTGTTCATATACAAAACGTGTCAAAATAAGAATTAagtattgtaaaaaaaaaaaggaataagtCTTGTAAATATTCTAATATAAGCTAATAATGGTattttaagttttctttttctacCAGTAGTTTCGTCCCCGGTGTTGTAATCAGAGCTTGTGTTGGAGTACGACCAACCAACTCCTGCCGGAGACTCCACAAAAAGCAGGTTCGAGGCTAcacattattttataagaaagcATCAGATAAAAGCAGGTAGAATCAAACAGTTCtcttgtatttatataaatattataaaacctTTGTTCCAAGACATGGAGTTAATGCGGAGGCCACGACCATCTCCTGTTGGGTAAAATGGACCCAACTCAGTGAAACCTCCTCCACCAACTGATGAACAACCTGGACCTGTAAGACACAACAACTTCAATTTCCATAACTCACACCATATCTGATACTCAAAAAGTCAGAAACAAACAAGCaagatatgttttattattttttattccagtttcaaaaaaaaaaagatatgttttattaaagatCATAAACCATTATACAAAAGAATTCAGTATATAGCCAAAAGTTACaggacaaaaaaaacaaagctagAAGAAAACATACAAACCTCCATTAAGCCAAAGGGTTAAGGGTTTGGTCTCAGGTTGTGTGGCTGCTTCCACAAAGTAGTAGAAGAGGCTACGGCCTGTTTTGGTGTCAACCTCGACATAACCTGCATACTGTCTAAATAAGACTTTTGGTTGACCAGGAAGCCTCACCACAAGGTCTTCTTCCGGATACCCTTCTGCAAAGTTGCAACCCAACCACTGCACTGTAACCACGACCACCACCATTGTCACCGCCAAGGCACCGTACGACACCATGATCTGAAACATGTCATATTACAAGCAACAATAGTGAGAAAGGAATTTGAAAGCACTAAAATAAACAGAGGAACTgggagaagaaaaagagaaaaacgaACTTACTAGAAAGAGGCAAAGAGCACACGAACCAGGACCAAATTGGAAGAATCAGTACCAGCAACAGCACCACCTCCTTCAGTTCCCAGTCGGAAACAGGAACTACACCCCTATCGCTTTACACCGTTGCGCACAGAGATTGaaggaaaaaatatatagagGAGAAGATAAGCATATGTGGACAGGAGAGAAATAGAAATGATAGTGCGTTATATCTTCtttttaagaagaagaagatcaaatctttttttttttttaaagcttgCGTCTTCTCTAACTCTTTGCCACTGCCTCACTCTTCTGAGCTCAGCCAATAAGCAGTTTCCCTTTTCAAAATAACAATTCTTtacttttctttaaaaacagcttttgttatattttatcgATGACCGTTAATTGTTTGCCAATGTATCGGACATCGTTATCACAAGGGATAAAATGATCCATCCTACATCTTTGCCTAATAATATTAGCTTACTCTTTATAGTTACATACAGTCTGTAAACATTTAtttctcaaataaaaataaataaataataactgttacttaaaataaaaatatatttcagaaaACATCAGAAGACATATATCTATTTAATCATGTTTAATTCCAACTAActgtatattaaaaattcatCTCATGGAAAGATTTACTTATTTTTGTTTACATTAAATAGTAAAACTAATAAGCACCataaagtaatttttatttattatagtgtatacacacaaatataataagtactaagaccatctccaatggtttgcattattttctactctaaaatataaTGATTCTATAATAGAATTGGTGTTTACTtcaatggtactctattttagagtataAAATAGAGTGAAATAGAGtataaaatagagtgatgaacaaaaaaaataacttactctatatttggagtaaacttatttttcactctattatagagtgagaaatagagtaTCATTAGAGCACTTTTActcaaaactctattttagagtgaaaaatagagtgtGGTTGGAGATGTCCTTAACAATGGTTATACAAATGTGCTATGTCACTCTAACTGCCAGAATTTTTGATCGAACTGTAAGGACTTCATTGTAATTAGGAAGCTCCAAGAATAGCCAAAATTTTATGGGGTTTGACAGTGATATAAGATTTATATTTacagtttttattatatatttgagtcatttttgaagtttttacaagttcagatataatttttttagacgaATTTGGAGATTCTTGAGCAACGAGAGTTTGGGGGAAAATGAGAGCCGAAGAGAGCAAGCCAGAACGATTTCAACATATGCTGTTGATCGACACTTTCTTTGTTACAGTCGACACTCCTCACATATGAAGAAATCGACGTGTTATTAGTgtgaattgtttaaaatttccAAGTTTGTGAACTTAACTGTGTACATTCAAATCACAAACAAATATTTGGATAACCACctgatataaaactaaatacaaAGTTAAACGGGTTCAGTTGGGTTTTCGATGTGTTACCATATCAGTACcgaaaactcaaaccaaaaaattttaatgttttataataaacgCATTAATTTGCAATATGACTAATAGAGaactttgttattttttgtgtttatttctagttttaattttcttataactaTCTTCAGATTAACATAAGCCAAATATGTCattcataatttatttagactataatatttttatggttgttttgttctatacacaaaaatatatattaatattttctcttgtaatatcaacacatatttcataatgaatataaggtttaaaatatataacaaaatttagatACGAAATATGTAATTAGTGACACGAACTACacttatataaatcatttttaatattttattttagaaaaattaaacgCGATAGATTtattagtaaattatatttcaatgtatcaaaataattatgggtgctctaaaatatattttaacaataaaataagaTGAATATATGGTTTGTCTAATCAGTTTAATATTTTCATGTAAATTACATAGAAAATAGATATAGTTTCTTCGAGGATGGATAAATGGTGTTTCAACGATAAGTTTACTATCAAAACCATAATAGCAAatgttattatttacaaatcaaaCATATCAAAGCAAATTTCTTTGAATAGATTAAAACAAGAGAATCAAATGTTTTGCAcccaaaatatcaaattcacaaaagataataggggaattttcaaaataccactttcaaggtaccattattcatctttaccaccactaaaaaCCTATTTTCagaaataccttatttattaaaatggtaaagactcttatatctttgtttttatatgcttttcaaatatctaatcccaaattctaaatcctaaacctccaattctaaaccttaaacccaaaatcttcaactctaaaccctaaaccctaaactatataccctaaattcaatatcctaaaccctaaaccctaaaatctaaactataaaccctaaatcctcaactctaaaccctaaactatataccttaaatcctaaaacatcaaattaaaccctaaatcctaaaccttcaaatctaaacccttcattaaaagtagtggtaaaaaatggttagtgtaaacatgaaaagtggtactatgaaaatggtatttttggcaatttctcaagaTAATATTCTAGTTATCCAAATAATTATCGAATTTACCATCAGTATATGAAGACTTGTTTCACTAgcaatattgatattttacatttaaatatcttatatggaaaattaatattttttatttcctttaagcAACTATTTTCTTACAAAGTAATTCCAGGTTGCCAATTCTTTTGGATCTTTATTAGTATTCTTGACACTagtacaaaatttataatatctaataatGTTAGTTTGGCCTTTTTGACCTACAACAACATTTTCCAGATTCACATACGCCAACTAACTGAATGGTCATAGCTCCACAAAACTTCTCGCATGTTCCGTCTTTTGGTTTACACGGAATGTCGTAACATTTCTTGTAGTCTTGTTTTATTTCAAAGTctgtttcaaataaaaatgattataatgttgacaattataaaaagataaatatatgagtataaacaaaagtaaacagtaaaatgaaattaaataccTGGGTAACAATGAACATTAGATACTACGAAGAAggtagtgaaaacaaatgcgaTCAACATGTTTTTGGAGATTCCCATTTTGTATAAACttgttttttatattgtttagtATTCTACtttgatttatattgttatatatatagtaacataaatttttataaaaggaaaatttcatcaaaatatccttgagcttaatttctttgattatagccaaaataattttaaaataaattccttacgttataatattttatcattggtttcaaATGTTATTCGCTTTTTTCTCAATAGAAAATATCTCGTCATTATactgtttgttatttgttactgatttggGAAGGTCTATTAGTTGtagatttagattattattgtGATTGAATATTTACTTAGTTTtagtcaaaataaataaatttatattatatcttttatttcataaattatatattttaaaatatatatatatatatatatatatatatatatatatatatatatatatatatttagtgttAGATGAacacaatattttatttaataaaagtttggCATATGAGGTTTTTCATAcatgtatgttattatttttagttcagTAAAATCTTacaattttaatgtttaataaTAAACGCATTAATTTTCATATGACTAATAGAGAACTTTGTtatttttgagtgtttatttctagttttaattttctataacaATTTTCAGATTAACATAAGCCAAATATGTcattcataatatatttagactataatatgtttatggttgttttgttctatacacaaaaatatatattaatattttctcttgtaatatcaacacatatttcataatgaatataaggtttaaaatatataacaaaatttagatacgaaatatgtaattagtgacatgaactacacttatataaatcatttttaatattttattttagaaaagttaAACGCGATAGATTTATTAGTAAAGTTATATTTCAATGGATCAAAATAATTATGGGTgctctaaaatatattttaacaataaaataagaTGAATATATGGTTTGtctaatcaatttaatatttttatgtaaattacATAGAAAATAGATATAGTTTCTTCGAG from Raphanus sativus cultivar WK10039 chromosome 8, ASM80110v3, whole genome shotgun sequence includes:
- the LOC108819480 gene encoding serine carboxypeptidase-like 42 codes for the protein MVSYGALAVTMVVVVVTVQWLGCNFAEGYPEEDLVVRLPGQPKVLFRQYAGYVEVDTKTGRSLFYYFVEAATQPETKPLTLWLNGGPGCSSVGGGGFTELGPFYPTGDGRGLRINSMSWNKASNLLFVESPAGVGWSYSNTSSDYNTGDETTAKDMLVFLIRWFSKFPELKARDFFLTGESYAGHYIPQLADAILNYNIQSKGFKFNVKGIAIGNPLLKLNTDSSAVYEYLWSHGIISDELRLRIFRQCDFNNIPNASNECFNAIADASAVSEYVDVYDVLRDLCYPSIVQQELRLKKMATHISIGVDVCMTYERKFYFNLPEVQHALHANRTRLPYEWSMCTSRVNYRGIDLNISMLPLLKRIIQNKTPVWIFSGDQDSIIPFLGTRTIIRELAHDLNFSTTLPYGHWYHRDQVAGWVTEYGKLLTFATVRGAAHMVPYGQPARALHMFSCFVRGRRLPNNTHYPDDG